In a genomic window of Caloenas nicobarica isolate bCalNic1 chromosome 1, bCalNic1.hap1, whole genome shotgun sequence:
- the LOC135985836 gene encoding WD repeat-containing protein 91-like has protein sequence MPASVPEAVGVRQEQPFIVLSQEEYGEHHSSIMYCRVDCSGRRVASLDVDGVIKVWSFNPIMQTKASSISKSPLLSLEWATKRDRLLLLGSGFGTVRLYDTEAKKNLCEISIDEDMPRILSLACSPGGASFVCSAAAQSPISHMDYSAVSSGGKSMNQVPGKLLLWDTKTMKQQLQFSLEPEPIAINCTAFNHNGNLLVTGAADGVVRLFDMQQHECAMSWKAHDGEVYSVEFSYDENTVYSIGEDGKFIQWNIHKSGLKVSEYNLPSEATGPFVLSGYSGYKQVQFPRGRLFAFDSEGNYMLTCSSTGGVIFKLNGEDKVLESCLSLGGHRAPVVTVDWSTAMDCGTCLTASMDGKIKLTTLLAQKS, from the exons ATGCCTGCTAGTGTCCCAGAGGCTGTGGGAGTCCGACAGGAGCAGCCTTTCATCGTTCTGAGCCAGGAGGAGTATGGGGAGCACCATTCATCCATCATGTACTGCAG GGTTGATTGTTCTGGACGGCGAGTGGCCAGCTTGGATGTCGATGGGGTCATCAAAGTCTGGTCTTTTAACCCCATAATGCAAACTAAAGCTTCATCCATTTCCAAATCTCCATTGCTGTCTCTGGAATGGGCAACCAAACGTGATCGGCTG CTGTTGCTTGGCAGTGGGTTTGGGACGGTTCGTCTTTATgacacagaagcaaagaagaacCTCTGTGAAATCAGCATTGATGAAGACATGCCCAG GATCCTCTCACTTGCCTGCAGCCCAGGCGGCGCCTCCTTTGTCTGTTCTGCAGCAGCCCAGAGTCCCATCTCCCACATGGACTACTCAGCAGTCAGCTCTGGGGGCAAAAGCATGAACCAAGTTCCTGGGAAGCTGCTACTGTGGGACACTAAAACGATGAAGCAGCAG CTGCAGTTCTCCCTGGAGCCTGAGCCCATTGCCATTAACTGCACAGCTTTCAACCACAATGGCAACCTGCTGGTCACTGGCGCTGCAGATGGGGTTGTTCGTCTCTTTG ATATGCAGCAGCATGAGTGCGCCATGAGCTGGAAGGCACATGATGGGGAAGTCTACTCCGTTGAGTTCAGCTATGATGAGAACACAGTCTACAGCATAGGCGAGGATGGCAAG ttTATTCAGTGGAATATTCACAAAAGTGGCTTGAAGGTGTCTGAATACAATCTTCCCAGTGAAGCTACAGGTCCTTTTGTTCTGTCTGGATACAGTGGCTACAAGCAAGTCCAGTTCCCACGAGGaaggctttttgcttttgactcTGAGGGCAACTATATGTTGACATGTTCTTCTACTGGAGGAGTCATTTTTAAG TTAAATGGTGAGGACAAGGTTCTGGAGAGCTGCCTTTCCCTAGGAGGACACCGAGCTCCTGTTGTCACAGTGGATTGGAGCACAGCTATGGACTGTGGGACCTGCCTCACTGCCTCAATGGACGGGAAGATTAAATTAACAACCTTACTGGCTCAAAAGTCTTAA
- the LOC135985910 gene encoding uncharacterized protein LOC135985910 yields the protein MAVALPVESVCNFTKTLEKYARSKRTGECSVGGTGGPAVPEISSSGTTAAPPVGAPARIAAGVLPDAGAEQEEDFDSLSDFEVPSLKTDSEGPTELSDAVLLPPASRQGACAQPVAEERHNGVLPAAGAAQDDDDDSSFDSETDSEGPTELLDAVLLPPASQQGACAQPVAEERHNGVLQAGGAAQEEEDFDFSLDELLCLPEREELPLKKEASTQTDCQGDSQEWVRWLQQEFASALRKYSAAEASLEAEKRYSRDLQEQKLQLQKELDSSKAQLQELQERLIRTECYAESLENAIKDKERDLTASKNLQSLLVTSSGTAAIPELEEHMQQLQVGMTRLEATARQQVKAIEALQKDLHASASVTAKQSSLKERGEKELDKK from the exons ATGGCTGTTGCACTTCCTGTAGAGAGCGTATGCAA TTTTACTAAGACACTGGAGAAATATGCCAGAAGTAAAAGGACAGGAGAATGCTCTGTAGGAGGCACAGGAGGTCCAGCAGTACCTGAGATCTCTTCCTCTGGGACGACTGCTGCCCCTCCCGTGGGAGCACCTGCGCGGATTGCAGCAG GTGTCTTGCCAGACGCTGGAGCAGAGCAAGAGGAAGATTTTGATTCCCTGTCTGATTTTGAGGTACCTTCTCTGAAG ACGGATTCTGAAGGTCCAACAGAACTGTCAGATGCCGTCCTGCTTCCACCTGCAAGCCGACAAGGAGCGTGTGCGCAGCCTGTCGCAGAGGAGCGCCACAATG GGgtgttgccagcagcaggagcagcacaagacGACGACGATGACTCCTCTTTTGATTCTGAG ACGGATTCTGAAGGTCCAACAGAACTGTTGGATGCCGTCCTGCTCCCACCTGCAAGCCAACAAGGAGCGTGTGCGCAGCCTGTTGCAGAGGAGCGCCACAATG GGGTGTTgcaagcaggaggagcagcacaagaagaagaagattttGACTTCTCTTTGGATGAGCTGCTTTGTCTTCCTGAG AGAGAAGAGCTTCCGCTCAAGAAGGAGGCTTCAACACAAACCGATTGTCAAGGCGACAGTCAG GAATGGGTcaggtggctgcagcaggagttTGCCAGCGCTCTCAGAAAGTACTCCGCAGCAGAAGCTTCACTTGAAGCCGAGAAGCGCTACAGCAGGGACCTGCAggaacagaaactgcagctgcagaaggaactgGACAGTTCTAAAGCTCAG CTGCAGGAATTGCAAGAACGGCTTATCCGGACCGAGTGTTATGCTGAGTCCCTGGAGAATGCCATAAAGGATAAGGAGAGGGATCTAACAGCTTCCAAGAACCTGCAGAGCCTTCTGGTCACATCTTCTGGAACTGCAGCTATCCCAGAGCTGGAAGAACACATGCAACA GCTCCAAGTTGGAATGACCAGGCTGGAAGCCACAGCCCGGCAACAAGTCAAGGCCATTGAAGCCCTTCAGAAAGACCTGCATGCCTCTGCCTCA GTCACAGCCAAGCAGAGCAGTCTaaaagagagaggggagaaagagctggacaagaaataa
- the LOC135984447 gene encoding cell cycle regulator of non-homologous end joining-like: MAAGGRRRLLPAWMGAAGDERAAAPPAKAVRRRRQAVARPRAAEVVYCMNEAELVDVALAVLAENLQCEEGEEETQSWSQGEQELQQAPNKAPGSTASIGAGSDRGPALPCPPDTGADADAERTDWEDSEDDVLKYVREIFFS, encoded by the exons atggcggcgggcgggcggcggcggctgctcccgGCCTGGATGGGGGCGGCGGGGGAcgagcgggcggcggcgcccccCGCCAAGGCGGTGCGGAGGCGGCGGCAGGCGGTGGCACGGCCCAG GGCGGCGGAGGTGGTGTATTGTATGAACGAGGCGGAGCTGGTGGACGTGGCCTTGGCGGTCCTGGCCGAG AATCTGCAGTgcgaggaaggtgaggaggaaaCCCAGTCCTGGAGCCAAGGCGAGCAGGAGCTTCAGCAAGCACCAAACAAGGCACCTGGAAGCACAGCCAGCATTGGGGCAGGCAGTGACCGCGGTCCGGCTCTCCCATGCCCTCCTGACACTGGTGCTGATGCTGATGCAGAGAGGACAGACTGGGAGGACTCTGAAGATGATGTTCTGAAATATGTCAGGGAGATCTTTTTCAGCTAA
- the LOC135985994 gene encoding ankyrin repeat domain-containing protein 36B-like: MRHSALLCQPAPRSDPSGELRRPSCKQRRLRRPTWPPEAPGCQDAVSFALLGGRAGLAGGRDQCLGTGVRLCRTPLHLACANGHADVVRFLAGKKCKLNPRGMFKKTPLMLAVQHQHKDCVTALLEHGANPDHKGAGGNTALHMAAIMPSESMVELLLKHNAHIDAKNDLGYTPLAVAVIERREEMVEFLLQNGADVNARDIHQRTTLKIAAYTGNTNIVRVLLQHGAVLSHRGEDGFTDMGYLDRFTSDFTKTLEKYARSKRTGECSVGRTGGPAVPEISSSGTTAAPPVGAPARIAAGVLPDAGAEQEEDFDSLSDFEVPSLKTDSEGPTELSDAVLLPPASRQGACAQPVAEERHNGVLPAAGAAQDDDDDSSFDSETDSEGPTELLDAVLLPPASQQGACAQPGAEERHNGVLQAGGAAQEEEDFDFSLDELLCLPEREELPLKKEASTQTDCQGDSQEWVRWLQQEFASALRKYSAAEASLEAEKRHSRDLQEQKLQLQKELDSSKAQLQELQERLIRTECYAESLENAIKDKERDLTASKNLQSLLVTSSGTAAIPELEEHMQQLQVGMTRLEATARQQVKAIEALQKDLHASASSSSGYVQQTKQPQTVASISRHKGGNSLLRHQVTLRGLMPPVKNGHRVSQGNLDF; this comes from the exons ATGCGCcactctgccctgctctgccagcctgctccCCGTAGCGACCCTTCTGGGGAGCTCCGCAGGCCTTCGTGCAAGCAGAGACg TCTCCGCAGACCTACGTGGCCTCCAGAGGCTCCAGGCTGCCAAGACGCCGTATCCTTTGCTCTGCTGGGTGGCCGGGCAggtctggctggaggcagggacCAGTGCCTGGGCACAGGAGTCCGGTTGTG TAGGACGCCTCTGCATCTTGCTTGTGCGAACGGCCATGCAGATGTCGTTCGATTTCTGGCAGGAAAGAAGTGCAAGCTAAACCCTCGTGGCATGTTTAAGAAAACGCCGCTGATGCTG GCAGTACAGCACCAGCACAAGGACTGTGTGACCGCTCTGCTGGAGCATGGTGCCAACCCCGACCACAAAGGTGCTGGTGGCAACACTGCCCTTCACATGGCTGCCATCATGCCCAGCGAATCGATGGTGGAGCTCTTACTCAAGCACAATGCCCATATTGATGCTAAGAATGAC ttgGGATACACTCCGCTTGCCGTTGCGGTCATCGAGCGCCGTGAAGAGATGGTCGAGTTCCTCCTTCAAAACGGAGCTGACGTGAACGCTCGAGATATTCATCAAAG GACCACTCTTAAGATTGCTGCTTACACTGGGAATACGAATATAGTACgggtgcttcttcagcatggTGCTGTTCTGTCTCATCGAGGCGAGGACGGCTTCACAGACATGGGTTATCTCGATCGGTTTACTTCTGA TTTTACTAAGACACTGGAGAAATATGCCAGAAGTAAAAGGACAGGAGAATGCTCTGTAGGACGCACAGGAGGTCCAGCAGTACCTGAGATCTCTTCCTCTGGGACGACTGCTGCCCCTCCCGTGGGAGCACCTGCGCGGATTGCAGCAG GTGTCTTGCCAGACGCTGGAGCAGAGCAAGAGGAAGATTTTGATTCCCTGTCTGATTTTGAGGTACCTTCTCTGAAG ACGGATTCTGAAGGTCCAACAGAACTGTCAGATGCCGTCCTGCTTCCACCTGCAAGCCGACAAGGAGCGTGTGCGCAGCCTGTCGCAGAGGAGCGCCACAATG GGgtgttgccagcagcaggagcagcacaagacGACGACGATGACTCCTCTTTTGATTCTGAG ACGGATTCTGAAGGTCCAACAGAACTGTTGGATGCCGTCCTGCTCCCACCTGCAAGCCAACAAGGAGCGTGTGCGCAGCCTGGTGCAGAGGAGCGCCACAATG GGGTGTTgcaagcaggaggagcagcacaagaagaagaagattttGACTTCTCTTTGGATGAGCTGCTTTGTCTTCCTGAG AGAGAAGAGCTTCCGCTCAAGAAGGAGGCTTCAACACAAACCGATTGTCAAGGCGACAGTCAG GAATGGGTcaggtggctgcagcaggagttTGCCAGCGCTCTCAGAAAGTACTCCGCAGCAGAAGCTTCACTTGAAGCCGAGAAGCGCCACAGCAGGGACCTGCAggaacagaaactgcagctgcagaaggaactgGACAGTTCTAAAGCTCAG CTGCAGGAATTGCAAGAACGGCTTATCCGGACCGAGTGTTATGCTGAGTCCCTGGAGAATGCCATAAAGGATAAGGAGAGGGATCTAACAGCTTCCAAGAACCTGCAGAGCCTTCTGGTCACATCTTCTGGAACTGCAGCTATCCCAGAGCTGGAAGAACACATGCAACA GCTCCAAGTTGGAATGACCAGGCTGGAAGCCACAGCCCGGCAACAAGTCAAGGCCATTGAAGCCCTTCAGAAAGACCTGCATGCCTCTGCCTCA TCTTCCTCGGGCTATGTGCAACAGACAAAACAACCGCAGACTGTAGCCAGCATCTCCAGGCACAAAGGTGGCAACAGCCTCCTCAGACACCAAGTCACGTTGCGAGGTCTGATGCCACCAGTGAAGAACGGCCATAGAGTTAGCCAAGGGAATCTTGATTTCTAA